The following are encoded together in the Lactuca sativa cultivar Salinas chromosome 1, Lsat_Salinas_v11, whole genome shotgun sequence genome:
- the LOC111891898 gene encoding enoyl-[acyl-carrier-protein] reductase [NADH], chloroplastic: protein MATATSNMHVAIAKPFTFASCEVSKPSVAVFSSGIKEAPWMKLKSSCHISSTHVISQKITPNTLKFNRIVTKAMSESNDTKPLPGLPVDLRGKRAFIAGIADDNGYGWAIAKSLAAAGAEILVGTWVPALNIFETSLRRGKFDESRVLPDGSLMEITKVYPLDAVYDCPEDVPEDVKANKRYAGSSKWTVKEVAESVKEDFGTIDILVHSLANGPEVSKPLLETSRYGYLAAISASSYSYVSLLQHFIPIMNPGGASISLTYIASERIIPGYGGGMSSAKAALESDTKVLAFEAGRKHRVRVNTISAGPLRSRAAKAIGFIDMMIDYSSENAPLMKELSAEEVGNAAAFLASPLASAITGTVLYVDNGLNAMGVGVDSPVFKDLNIPRDNNKS from the exons ATGGCAACTGCGACTTCAAACATGCATGTTGCTATAGCAAAACCCTTCACTTTTGCTTCATGTGAAGTTTCAAAGCCAAGTGTTGCAGTTTTCAGCAGTGGGATTAAAGAGGCGCCATGGATGAAGCTTAAGAGCTCTTGTCACATCTCTTCAACACATGTAATATCTCAGAAAATTACACCCAACACCCTGAAATTTAACCGAATTGTCACAAAAGCAATGTCTGAGTCAAACGACACAAAACCCCTCCCTGGATTGCCTGTTGATCTCAGAG GAAAAAGGGCATTCATTGCTGGAATAGCTGATGATAATGGATATGGATGGGCAATAGCAAAATCTCTAGCTGCTGCTGGAGCTGAAATCCTTGTTGGCACGTGGGTCCCG GCACTCAATATATTTGAGACAAGTCTTCGAAGGGGAAAGTTTGATGAATCACGTGT gttGCCAGATGGATCTTTGATGGAAATTACTAAAGTTTATCCATTAGATGCAGTTTATGATTGCCCTGAAGATGTTCCTGAAGAT GTAAAAGCAAATAAACGTTATGCTGGATCCTCAAAATGGACTGTTAAG GAAGTTGCTGAATCTGTAAAAGAGGACTTTGGCACCATTGATATTCTTGTGCATTCACTAGCTAATGGACCCGAG GTAAGCAAACCACTATTGGAAACATCAAGGTATGGGTATCTTGCAGCTATCTCAGCATCCAGCTACTCTTATGTATCTTTGCTCCAGCATTTTATCCCAATAATGAACCcag GGGGTGCTTCAATTTCTTTGACCTACATTGCATCTGAAAGAATCATACCAGG ATATGGTGGAGGTATGAGTTCAGCCAAGGCTGCTTTAGAGAGTGACACAAag GTACTTGCTTTTGAAGCTGGAAGAAAACATAGAGTCAGAGTGAACACTATATCTGCAG GACCTTTAAGAAGTCGTGCTGCTAAAGCTATCGGATTCATTGATATGATGATTGATTATTCATCCGAGAATGCACCTTTAATGAAAGAGCTATCTGCAG AGGAGGTGGGAAACGCGGCTGCTTTTCTGGCATCCCCATTGGCTTCAGCCATCACAGGGACAGTTCTGTATGTGGACAACGGTCTGAATGCAATGGGAGTTGGAGTCGATAGCCCGGTGTTTAAGGATTTGAACATTCCAAGAGACAACAACAAAAGTTAG